One window of the Thermasporomyces composti genome contains the following:
- a CDS encoding endonuclease/exonuclease/phosphatase family protein, with protein MRRSHLSRRRLLGIGATAGAAGLGSALPTTPAVAAEHGMAAARTRRRHAIRIATFNIHHGAGPDDVLDLEHTAEVIAATDADVVAVQEVDRHFRDRSDWKDQAGELARMLAMRVVFGANIDLDPLEPGQPRRQYGCAILTQGAILSWRNTWLPKYPTSEQRGLLEAVVQIHGTRLRVATTHMQHTDDAEWQEQADAIVDLLAGSPEPVFLTGDTNAVPEFPGMTTFTSRFTDVWAAVGIGEGLTTSHWRFDYIFTPPNADIRHAWLICTDASDHLPLVADVVLPETR; from the coding sequence ATGCGACGTTCTCACCTCAGCAGACGACGCCTGTTGGGGATCGGGGCCACGGCCGGTGCCGCCGGCCTCGGTAGTGCCCTCCCGACGACTCCCGCCGTCGCCGCCGAGCACGGCATGGCGGCAGCGAGGACGCGGCGGCGCCATGCGATCAGGATCGCGACGTTCAACATTCACCACGGCGCCGGACCCGACGACGTCCTCGACCTCGAGCACACCGCCGAGGTGATCGCGGCGACCGACGCCGACGTCGTCGCTGTGCAAGAAGTCGACCGGCACTTCAGAGATCGGAGCGACTGGAAGGACCAGGCTGGCGAGCTCGCTCGCATGCTGGCGATGCGGGTCGTCTTCGGCGCCAACATCGACCTGGACCCGCTCGAGCCGGGTCAGCCGAGACGTCAGTACGGGTGCGCGATCCTGACCCAGGGTGCGATCCTCTCCTGGCGCAACACGTGGTTGCCGAAGTACCCGACCAGCGAGCAACGCGGCCTGCTCGAAGCGGTCGTCCAGATCCACGGCACACGCCTCCGCGTCGCCACGACCCACATGCAACACACGGACGACGCCGAATGGCAGGAACAGGCGGACGCGATCGTCGATCTTCTCGCCGGTTCCCCCGAACCGGTTTTCCTCACCGGCGACACTAACGCGGTGCCGGAGTTCCCCGGCATGACCACGTTCACCAGCCGTTTCACCGACGTCTGGGCCGCGGTGGGCATCGGCGAAGGGCTCACCACCTCGCACTGGCGTTTCGACTACATCTTCACGCCACCGAACGCGGACATCCGCCACGCCTGGCTCATCTGCACAGATGCCTCCGACCACCTGCCGCTGGTGGCCGATGTCGTGCTGCCTGAGACACGGTGA
- a CDS encoding class I SAM-dependent methyltransferase, with protein sequence MDDVNLSYDELVADALAAADAMRRWDFDYLEGRTSTDPLPWSYPNLARDAISRSRRLLDMDTGGGEVLASLAPLPPHTVATEGWEPNIRVARERLEPLGVEVRRAHGETLPVEDGEFDLVLNRHAAFDVAEVWRALAPGGHFLMQQVGSRNDLELNAALGAPPALEPDSDTCAGAVAGLERQGFQVLEAVEAFPAVRFHNIAEVVYQLTIVSWQAPGFDVTRYDAKLRELDRRIRAEGPLVVHNHRYIIRAVKPDDAP encoded by the coding sequence GTGGATGACGTGAACCTCAGCTACGACGAGCTTGTCGCCGACGCGCTCGCGGCCGCCGATGCTATGCGCCGATGGGACTTCGACTACCTCGAAGGCCGTACGAGCACGGATCCCTTGCCCTGGTCGTACCCGAACCTCGCGCGCGACGCGATCAGTCGTTCGAGGCGTCTCCTCGACATGGACACCGGAGGCGGCGAGGTCCTGGCATCGCTGGCGCCGCTTCCGCCGCACACCGTGGCCACGGAAGGGTGGGAGCCGAACATTCGTGTCGCGCGGGAGCGTCTCGAACCTCTCGGTGTGGAAGTCCGCCGAGCTCATGGAGAGACGTTGCCCGTGGAGGATGGCGAGTTCGACCTCGTCCTGAACCGGCATGCGGCGTTCGATGTCGCGGAGGTGTGGCGGGCCCTTGCACCCGGCGGGCACTTCCTCATGCAGCAAGTCGGGAGCCGCAACGACCTGGAGCTCAACGCCGCACTCGGCGCCCCGCCAGCGCTCGAGCCCGACTCCGACACCTGCGCGGGCGCGGTGGCGGGACTCGAGCGCCAAGGCTTCCAGGTGCTCGAAGCCGTCGAGGCGTTCCCAGCGGTGCGTTTTCACAACATCGCGGAGGTGGTCTACCAGCTGACGATCGTGTCGTGGCAGGCGCCTGGGTTTGACGTGACGCGCTACGACGCGAAGCTGAGAGAGCTCGATCGCCGGATTCGCGCCGAGGGACCCTTGGTCGTCCACAACCACCGTTACATCATCAGGGCGGTCAAGCCGGATGACGCTCCCTGA
- a CDS encoding phosphodiester glycosidase family protein produces MGARSAIVAATAVLALAGTTFTSAQATAPRVTTGEVGTRSDAGAASSGFFGGQLPISAPPETRTIAPGVTLTSLTLGEKDENDFWTVHVYLPGAIDDPLPTANTALGPRPIAERVADALREKGFEPRLEEVLMPEFADYPAGTLGWIVRVGAYETSAEAAEELSRLRAAGFAGGTRYTAQDGTDPLAPQKVHIMRIDFDVFDGRVEAEYGETLSTLEKLTDHLAETSALAGVNGQWFYDSAPGGLFVSGGDLLTSATNGRGGVLLRNGGRTVDVDTFRSTIRVHLDRTTTVLDAVNRLPGRVWNCGGIGGDVPTENPQHDLMCTDDSELVLFTHQWGPTTPTGAGAEVVLDARNTVVAIHEHRGTAIPPGGATIQATGDLAPWLLDHTALGRRVKVISRVVDGDGDVVALTKDTTIVQAGPTLVRDGQVSVNARGDGLIREGSDQTFTYNWVVRGNPRTMMGVDEQGRLMLVVVDGRQAGYSEGLGVAQAAELMKLLGAREAVNLDGGGSSVMATQEGIVNRPSDATGQRSLGNYIVVRR; encoded by the coding sequence ATGGGCGCCCGCAGTGCGATCGTCGCTGCAACCGCTGTCCTCGCTCTGGCCGGCACGACGTTCACGTCGGCCCAGGCGACGGCACCGCGCGTCACAACCGGCGAGGTCGGCACGAGATCAGACGCCGGTGCCGCGTCCTCCGGGTTCTTCGGCGGTCAGCTACCGATCAGCGCACCGCCCGAAACACGGACCATCGCACCTGGGGTGACCCTGACGTCGCTCACCCTCGGTGAGAAGGACGAGAACGACTTCTGGACGGTCCACGTCTACCTCCCTGGCGCTATCGACGACCCACTGCCGACGGCTAACACGGCACTGGGTCCGCGTCCGATCGCCGAGCGGGTCGCGGACGCATTGCGTGAGAAGGGTTTCGAGCCTCGGCTCGAAGAAGTCCTAATGCCGGAGTTCGCCGACTATCCGGCTGGAACACTTGGCTGGATCGTGCGTGTCGGTGCCTACGAGACATCGGCGGAGGCGGCGGAGGAGCTGTCCCGTCTGCGTGCCGCCGGGTTCGCGGGCGGCACCCGTTACACCGCCCAGGACGGGACGGATCCGCTCGCCCCGCAGAAGGTCCACATCATGAGGATCGACTTCGACGTCTTCGACGGTCGTGTCGAGGCGGAGTACGGCGAGACGCTGTCCACGCTGGAAAAGCTGACCGACCATCTCGCCGAGACGTCCGCGCTAGCGGGCGTCAACGGCCAGTGGTTCTACGACAGCGCGCCGGGCGGACTGTTCGTCAGCGGCGGCGATCTCCTCACGTCCGCGACGAACGGGCGGGGTGGAGTGCTCCTGCGCAACGGTGGCCGGACGGTCGACGTCGACACGTTCCGCTCCACGATTCGCGTCCACCTGGATCGGACGACGACGGTGCTCGACGCGGTGAACAGGCTGCCCGGCCGCGTCTGGAACTGTGGTGGGATCGGTGGCGACGTGCCGACGGAGAACCCGCAACACGACCTCATGTGTACCGACGACAGCGAGCTCGTCCTCTTCACCCACCAGTGGGGCCCGACGACACCGACCGGTGCGGGCGCTGAAGTGGTCTTGGACGCGCGAAACACCGTCGTCGCCATCCACGAGCACCGCGGGACCGCGATCCCGCCCGGTGGCGCGACGATCCAGGCGACGGGAGACCTGGCCCCGTGGCTGCTCGACCACACCGCGCTGGGCCGGCGAGTCAAGGTCATCTCCCGCGTCGTCGACGGTGACGGCGACGTCGTGGCACTCACCAAGGACACGACGATCGTGCAGGCCGGTCCCACCCTGGTGAGAGACGGTCAGGTGTCAGTGAACGCGCGTGGTGACGGCCTGATCCGGGAGGGCTCCGACCAGACGTTCACGTACAACTGGGTGGTACGAGGCAACCCCCGAACGATGATGGGCGTGGACGAGCAGGGCCGCCTCATGCTCGTCGTCGTCGACGGGCGCCAGGCCGGCTACAGCGAAGGACTTGGCGTCGCCCAAGCAGCCGAGCTCATGAAGCTGCTCGGTGCCCGCGAGGCCGTCAACCTCGACGGCGGCGGCTCGAGCGTCATGGCCACACAGGAGGGCATCGTCAACCGCCCGTCGGACGCGACCGGGCAACGGTCGCTCGGCAACTACATCGTCGTGCGGCGGTGA
- a CDS encoding TrpB-like pyridoxal phosphate-dependent enzyme has product MTTEPTKILLDESELPRRWYNLLADLPSPPPPALHPGTKEPIGPDDLAPLFPRDLILQEVSTERYIDIPEEVLDVYRLWRPTPLYRARRLEKALGTPAKIFYKYEGVSPAGSHKPNTAVPQAYYNAAAGIRRLTTETGAGQWGTALAFACSQFGLDCEVWQVRASYDQKPYRKVMIETFGGVIHPSPSDLTEAGRAVLAKDPDSPGSLGIAISEAVEVAARNADTNYALGSVLNHVLLHQTVIGEEALAQLAKVGLTPDLIVGCTGGGSNFGGLAFPFLREKLAGRMDVTIRAVEPASCPSLTKGVYAYDFGDTAGMTPLLKMHTLGHTFIPDPIHAGGLRYHGMSPLVSHIYELGLIEAVAKTQRECFEAGVRFARTEGIVPAPEPTHALAAAIEEALRCKETGEEKVILTALCGHGHLDLAAYAAYFAGDLVDHELDSAEVAANTAALPVTNA; this is encoded by the coding sequence ATGACGACCGAGCCCACCAAGATCCTGCTCGACGAGTCCGAGCTGCCACGTCGCTGGTACAACCTGCTCGCCGACCTCCCGAGCCCTCCGCCGCCGGCCCTGCACCCGGGCACCAAGGAGCCGATCGGCCCGGACGACCTGGCGCCGCTGTTCCCGCGGGACCTGATCCTCCAGGAGGTGTCGACCGAGCGCTACATCGACATCCCGGAGGAGGTCCTGGACGTCTACCGGCTGTGGCGCCCCACGCCCCTCTACCGCGCGCGTCGCCTGGAGAAGGCGCTCGGCACGCCCGCCAAGATCTTCTACAAGTACGAGGGCGTCTCGCCCGCCGGCTCTCACAAGCCGAACACCGCGGTGCCGCAGGCCTACTACAACGCCGCCGCGGGCATCCGCCGGCTGACCACGGAGACGGGCGCCGGCCAGTGGGGGACGGCGCTGGCGTTCGCGTGCTCGCAGTTCGGGCTTGACTGCGAGGTCTGGCAGGTGCGGGCGTCCTACGACCAGAAGCCCTATCGCAAGGTCATGATCGAGACCTTCGGTGGCGTCATCCACCCGTCTCCCTCGGACCTCACCGAGGCCGGCCGGGCGGTGCTGGCGAAGGACCCAGACTCGCCTGGTTCGCTCGGTATCGCGATCTCCGAGGCGGTGGAGGTCGCCGCGCGGAACGCCGACACGAACTACGCGCTGGGCAGTGTGCTCAACCACGTGCTGCTGCACCAGACGGTCATCGGCGAGGAGGCGCTGGCGCAGCTCGCCAAGGTGGGGTTGACGCCGGATCTCATCGTCGGCTGCACCGGTGGCGGTTCGAACTTCGGCGGTCTCGCCTTCCCGTTCCTGCGCGAGAAGCTCGCGGGTCGCATGGACGTGACGATCCGCGCGGTGGAGCCGGCGAGCTGTCCGTCGCTCACCAAGGGCGTCTACGCGTACGACTTCGGCGACACCGCCGGGATGACGCCGCTTTTGAAGATGCACACCCTCGGCCACACCTTCATCCCCGACCCGATCCACGCGGGCGGCCTGCGCTACCACGGCATGTCCCCACTCGTCTCCCACATCTACGAGCTCGGGCTGATCGAGGCGGTGGCGAAGACGCAGCGGGAGTGCTTCGAGGCGGGTGTCCGGTTCGCGCGGACCGAGGGCATCGTCCCGGCGCCTGAGCCGACGCACGCGCTCGCCGCCGCCATCGAGGAGGCGCTGCGCTGCAAGGAGACCGGCGAGGAGAAGGTCATCCTCACCGCGCTATGCGGGCACGGGCACCTCGACCTCGCGGCGTACGCCGCGTACTTCGCCGGTGACCTCGTCGACCACGAGCTGGACAGTGCCGAGGTGGCCGCCAACACCGCGGCGCTGCCCGTCACCAACGCCTGA
- a CDS encoding SH3 domain-containing protein, with amino-acid sequence MTVATAAAALLSAATIAAAPPAHAATTYKGRVTAFLSIRSAPTTAATKVGSLNSGATVTIQCKVFGPSVDGNSLWYKLSTKKWVTARYVANIGSAPRFCGDGKEYVGRVTTSVLNVRSGPNTANAKVSSATLGARLFIVCKVDSQVVDGNPRWYQLTGDGGGQWVAARYVANVGAAPPYC; translated from the coding sequence GTGACGGTCGCAACCGCCGCGGCCGCCCTGCTGTCGGCGGCCACGATAGCGGCGGCGCCGCCAGCCCACGCGGCCACAACCTACAAGGGCAGGGTTACCGCCTTCCTCAGTATCCGTAGCGCGCCAACGACAGCCGCGACCAAGGTCGGTAGCTTGAATTCCGGCGCGACCGTCACCATCCAGTGTAAGGTCTTCGGACCGTCGGTCGACGGCAACTCGCTCTGGTACAAGCTTTCCACCAAGAAGTGGGTGACCGCTCGGTACGTCGCCAACATCGGCTCGGCGCCGCGATTCTGCGGTGACGGGAAGGAATACGTCGGACGCGTGACCACCTCCGTCCTGAACGTTCGCAGCGGTCCCAACACAGCGAACGCGAAGGTGTCCTCGGCGACGCTGGGCGCGCGGCTGTTCATCGTCTGCAAGGTCGACAGCCAGGTGGTCGACGGCAACCCTCGCTGGTACCAGCTGACCGGTGACGGCGGTGGCCAGTGGGTGGCCGCCCGGTACGTGGCGAACGTCGGCGCGGCTCCGCCGTACTGCTGA
- a CDS encoding HAD hydrolase-like protein, with the protein MSDRRLLVLWDVDHTLIENAGVSKENYARAFELLTGRRPERPARTDGRTDPEIMRGLLSDNGADPAVFTEHEVTTALAAAMEHNVGELLRRGFMLPGVAETLATLSEIDLVVQSVLTGNIAPNAATKLRLLGESLSVLDLEVGGYGSDAPVRASLVRIAQTKATRKYGYEFGPADTLLVGDTERDVEAALNGGALVIGVATGQASEDELSAAGAHATLPDLTDPHVVVATLAKVTGIELESRRN; encoded by the coding sequence ATGTCCGATCGCCGACTGCTGGTCCTTTGGGACGTGGACCACACGCTGATCGAGAATGCGGGTGTCTCGAAAGAGAACTACGCCCGTGCGTTCGAGTTATTAACCGGACGGCGGCCGGAGCGGCCTGCCCGCACGGACGGGCGTACCGATCCCGAGATCATGCGTGGCCTGCTCAGCGACAATGGGGCCGATCCGGCGGTGTTCACCGAGCACGAGGTGACAACCGCGCTGGCAGCAGCGATGGAGCACAACGTCGGGGAATTGCTCCGACGGGGGTTCATGCTGCCGGGCGTCGCGGAGACACTCGCCACGCTCAGCGAGATCGACCTCGTCGTGCAGTCTGTTCTGACCGGGAACATCGCGCCGAACGCGGCGACGAAGCTTCGACTGCTAGGGGAGTCTCTGTCCGTCTTGGACCTCGAAGTCGGCGGATACGGCTCCGACGCCCCGGTCCGAGCGAGCCTGGTACGCATAGCCCAAACGAAGGCCACGCGCAAATATGGCTACGAGTTTGGACCTGCTGACACCCTGCTCGTTGGTGACACGGAGCGAGACGTGGAGGCGGCCCTGAACGGTGGCGCCCTGGTGATCGGCGTTGCGACTGGTCAGGCGAGCGAGGACGAGTTGTCGGCAGCGGGGGCACACGCGACGCTTCCGGATCTCACTGATCCGCATGTGGTCGTGGCGACGCTGGCCAAGGTGACGGGGATCGAGCTGGAGAGCAGGCGCAACTAG
- a CDS encoding helix-turn-helix domain-containing protein, whose product MAKMVNDRLRSTLRANGYTVADLADELGVDAKTVQRWVTQGRVPHRTTAHRAAKLLGVPAHWLWPSLEKSSDNGAASEVVNFYPHRADTPKQLWLDLLLSVRERLDILSNASLFLPEDNPESIDIIRHKAANGVAVRICLGDPDSDTIRLRGWEEKLGEGLVGRVRMALAYYRPLLGAEGVTFHLHQTTLYNSIFRYDDQMLINQHALGIYGYMAPILHLRRIEGADLFDTYMKSFERAWEESYPYVPKDSSSR is encoded by the coding sequence ATGGCCAAGATGGTGAACGACCGCCTGCGCAGCACGCTCCGGGCGAACGGCTATACCGTGGCGGATCTCGCGGACGAGCTGGGTGTCGACGCCAAGACCGTCCAGCGATGGGTGACCCAAGGCCGCGTGCCACACCGGACCACCGCCCATCGCGCCGCGAAGCTGCTTGGTGTGCCCGCACACTGGCTGTGGCCGAGCCTCGAGAAATCCTCAGACAACGGCGCAGCAAGTGAAGTCGTCAACTTCTACCCGCACCGCGCCGACACCCCGAAGCAGCTCTGGCTCGACCTCCTGCTGTCGGTGCGGGAGCGGCTCGACATCTTGTCGAACGCGAGCCTGTTCTTGCCTGAGGACAACCCCGAGTCGATCGACATCATCCGTCACAAGGCCGCGAACGGTGTCGCCGTACGCATCTGCCTCGGCGACCCCGACAGCGACACCATCAGACTGCGCGGGTGGGAAGAGAAACTCGGTGAAGGCCTCGTCGGTCGAGTACGCATGGCACTCGCCTACTATCGCCCACTCCTCGGCGCGGAAGGCGTCACTTTTCACCTGCACCAAACGACGTTGTACAACAGCATCTTCCGGTACGACGACCAGATGCTGATCAACCAGCATGCCCTCGGCATCTACGGCTACATGGCGCCGATCCTGCACCTGCGCCGTATCGAAGGCGCCGACCTCTTCGACACCTACATGAAAAGCTTCGAACGCGCCTGGGAGGAGTCCTACCCATACGTACCCAAGGACAGCTCGAGCCGGTGA
- a CDS encoding DUF6199 family natural product biosynthesis protein, whose product MGFVYLMLMTLCGLMLWMLISPGSFWRKTAAWQYKNPEANEPSDAAYTTMRVFGGIFLVVFIGLWIHIASSVDRLGARSAGQAVPGVPGRE is encoded by the coding sequence ATGGGATTCGTGTACCTTATGCTGATGACGCTTTGCGGTCTCATGCTGTGGATGCTGATCTCGCCAGGATCATTCTGGCGGAAGACCGCGGCCTGGCAGTACAAGAACCCTGAGGCCAACGAGCCGAGCGACGCCGCGTACACGACGATGCGGGTGTTCGGTGGCATTTTCCTGGTGGTCTTCATCGGTCTCTGGATTCATATCGCCTCAAGCGTCGACCGACTGGGAGCGCGCTCAGCAGGACAAGCAGTACCAGGAGTGCCTGGAAGAGAATGA
- a CDS encoding aminotransferase class V-fold PLP-dependent enzyme, with the protein MTVEFLPRPELWSLDPRALHLNHGSYGAVPRRTQHVAGGLRSEMESNPMAWFRGLPERLAASRRRLAEYLGADPDGFALVPNASAGVTVALSAVPIAPGERIVLTDHAYGAVRYAAERAGTLRGAEVVTVPVPLEADDDELLAAVADALDDRTAVVVIDQISSATARVFPVDRVARLCRDADVPVIVDGAHAPGLIDQPIVDGADFWTGNFHKWPCAPRGTAGLFVAERWRDRTKPLITSWAEYDELPARFDQQGTGDYVPWLAAPTSLEVLEALDWPRRRSWLTTMLTEASTIVAKALGTSLPDVTTPAPTMRLVELPASVAVTSESERAALAAQASERIGAELAITAFGGRLFVRLSAHAYNSFRDYELLAERLPTLLREG; encoded by the coding sequence GTGACGGTGGAGTTCCTCCCCCGACCCGAGCTGTGGTCTCTCGACCCGCGCGCCCTGCACCTCAACCACGGTTCGTACGGCGCGGTCCCGCGGCGTACCCAGCACGTCGCCGGCGGGCTGCGGTCGGAGATGGAGTCGAACCCGATGGCGTGGTTTCGTGGCTTGCCGGAGCGGTTGGCGGCGAGCCGTCGACGGCTGGCGGAGTACCTCGGCGCCGATCCGGACGGCTTCGCGCTCGTGCCGAACGCCAGCGCCGGCGTGACCGTCGCCTTGTCCGCCGTCCCGATCGCCCCCGGTGAGCGCATCGTCCTCACCGACCACGCCTACGGCGCGGTCCGCTACGCCGCCGAGCGGGCGGGCACTCTGCGCGGCGCGGAGGTGGTCACCGTCCCCGTTCCGCTCGAGGCGGATGACGACGAGCTCCTGGCGGCGGTCGCCGACGCCCTCGACGACCGCACGGCCGTCGTGGTGATCGACCAGATCAGCTCGGCGACCGCGCGGGTGTTCCCCGTCGACCGGGTGGCGCGCCTGTGTCGGGACGCCGACGTCCCGGTCATCGTCGACGGCGCCCACGCGCCCGGGCTCATCGACCAGCCCATCGTGGACGGCGCCGACTTCTGGACCGGCAACTTCCACAAGTGGCCGTGCGCCCCACGTGGCACGGCCGGGCTCTTCGTCGCCGAGCGATGGCGGGACCGGACGAAGCCGCTGATCACGTCGTGGGCGGAGTACGACGAGCTGCCCGCGCGGTTCGACCAGCAGGGCACCGGCGACTACGTGCCGTGGTTGGCGGCGCCCACCTCGCTGGAGGTGCTCGAGGCCCTGGACTGGCCGCGCCGGCGCTCCTGGTTGACGACGATGCTGACCGAGGCCAGCACGATCGTCGCGAAGGCGCTCGGCACCTCCCTGCCAGACGTGACCACTCCGGCACCGACGATGCGGCTGGTCGAGCTGCCCGCCTCTGTCGCCGTGACGAGCGAGTCCGAGCGCGCCGCCCTCGCGGCCCAGGCGTCCGAGCGGATCGGGGCCGAGCTGGCCATCACCGCCTTCGGCGGCCGGTTGTTCGTGCGGCTGTCCGCGCACGCGTACAACTCGTTCCGCGACTACGAGCTGCTGGCCGAGCGTCTTCCGACGTTGCTGCGGGAGGGGTGA
- a CDS encoding VOC family protein produces MEQRLSLITLGVADLARARAFYEALGWRTQSRPEDDVAFYQMPGLVVALWDRARLAEDTVVTDSGGWGGITLAHNVRSPEEVDAVLAEVERAGGTVKRPGAPTSWGGYSGVFTDPDGHAWEVAHNPFWTIHDDGSTTLR; encoded by the coding sequence GTGGAACAACGACTCAGCTTGATCACGCTCGGTGTCGCCGACCTCGCCCGTGCCCGTGCCTTCTACGAGGCGCTCGGCTGGCGGACGCAGTCCAGGCCCGAGGATGACGTGGCCTTCTACCAGATGCCGGGGCTGGTCGTCGCGTTGTGGGATCGAGCCCGCCTTGCCGAGGACACGGTCGTCACCGACAGCGGCGGTTGGGGCGGCATCACCTTGGCGCACAACGTGCGGTCGCCGGAGGAGGTCGACGCGGTGCTCGCCGAGGTCGAGCGGGCCGGTGGCACCGTCAAGCGGCCCGGCGCGCCGACGTCGTGGGGCGGCTACTCGGGGGTGTTCACCGACCCCGACGGTCATGCGTGGGAGGTCGCGCACAACCCGTTCTGGACGATCCACGACGACGGCTCGACGACACTGCGCTGA
- a CDS encoding DoxX family protein yields the protein MNLALWIVAALLAFVFLLAGVVKLAVPREKLLAVRGAGWVENYSAAAVKLIGVLEVLAAVGLVLPAVLDLAPVLVPLAAVGVILLMVGAMIVHLRRRENAHLVANAVYLALAGFVAWGRFGPESFLG from the coding sequence ATGAATCTCGCCCTGTGGATCGTCGCCGCGCTGCTCGCGTTCGTCTTCTTGCTGGCCGGTGTCGTCAAGCTGGCCGTTCCGAGGGAAAAGCTGCTCGCGGTTCGCGGTGCGGGATGGGTCGAGAACTACAGCGCCGCCGCCGTCAAGCTCATTGGAGTTCTCGAAGTCCTGGCCGCGGTCGGCTTGGTCCTGCCCGCCGTCCTCGACCTCGCACCGGTCCTGGTGCCGCTGGCCGCCGTGGGAGTGATCCTGCTGATGGTGGGCGCGATGATCGTCCACCTACGACGTCGCGAGAACGCGCACCTGGTGGCGAACGCTGTCTACCTAGCCCTGGCCGGCTTCGTTGCGTGGGGTCGCTTCGGCCCCGAGTCCTTCCTGGGGTGA
- a CDS encoding SRPBCC family protein → MAETTFTAEPNRHDATTVSLIDAPLPAVYKAYTDADLYSQWWAPPELTVRVDRFEPVTGGSWRIVNVDADGNEYAFRGVFHEVSPERIVQTWEFEAMPGHVSLETVTFEEVDGKTKVTSHTVCQSIEDRDGLKDSGMEAHAPVGMNQLEKVAQSL, encoded by the coding sequence ATGGCGGAGACGACGTTCACCGCTGAGCCCAACCGTCACGACGCCACCACGGTGTCCCTGATCGACGCGCCCCTGCCCGCCGTGTACAAGGCGTACACCGACGCCGACCTCTACAGCCAGTGGTGGGCGCCGCCGGAGCTCACGGTCCGCGTCGACCGGTTCGAGCCCGTGACGGGCGGATCCTGGCGGATCGTCAACGTCGACGCGGACGGCAACGAGTACGCGTTCCGCGGTGTCTTCCACGAGGTGTCGCCGGAGCGGATCGTCCAGACCTGGGAGTTCGAGGCCATGCCCGGCCACGTCTCACTCGAGACTGTGACGTTCGAGGAGGTCGACGGCAAGACCAAAGTGACCAGCCACACGGTGTGCCAGTCGATCGAGGATCGGGACGGGCTCAAGGACTCCGGTATGGAAGCTCACGCGCCCGTCGGCATGAACCAGCTCGAGAAGGTCGCGCAGAGCCTCTGA